A segment of the Deltaproteobacteria bacterium genome:
AGCACGCGGAGGCGCAGAGTTTTTGACAAAAATCCCTGAGAGGGAGATTTTTGTCAACAAGCCTTCCTGCCGGCGCAGGATATGATAGCCATTCGAAAAAAATTTCGATTCCTCCGGCTTGCTGGTCAATGCAGTTCATGTTTTGTCCAATGCCAGGACCAGCTTCGACGGCAACGCCTTTTTAAAATGGCCGTCGTTTGATACAACCCGGTCTACGTCATGTGCCAATCCGCACGCAATGATTAGACTATCTATTGTTCGCAGCCGAGGCCAAGAGATGCGCTGATCATTGCCCACCCTATCAACAACATCCCTGGTGATTTCCTGGCAAATGGTGTTCGGGAAGTTGAGGAGATAATCCTTCACAGCAATAGCAGTCTTCATGTTCCCTTTCTTGAGGGGACCCTGCATGACCTCCGCAACGCTCACA
Coding sequences within it:
- a CDS encoding type II toxin-antitoxin system VapC family toxin, which encodes MKLLTASALKKAVSGKRVLVDTDVIIYLTDNIEPYAGLSRLLFEMVEAGDAFAVISIVSVAEVMQGPLKKGNMKTAIAVKDYLLNFPNTICQEITRDVVDRVGNDQRISWPRLRTIDSLIIACGLAHDVDRVVSNDGHFKKALPSKLVLALDKT